A genomic window from Haladaptatus caseinilyticus includes:
- a CDS encoding PHP domain-containing protein has product MLSVELHCHSALSHDGRDSVELLLEQAQAVGLDAIAVTDHDEIDASLQAAELAPEYGLVGIPGMEITSRAGHILGLGIEERVPAGLPFGETLDRIREQGGVAIVPHPFQKSRSGVAVNVTRKELAQADAIEVYNSRLLTGRGNRRAKSFAREYDVPMTAGSDAHISEMVGQAVTQIDVNTNDARAILGAIVDGRTNVQGKRTPWRISFRQAAGGAKRRVVSRMAQYFG; this is encoded by the coding sequence GTGCTTTCGGTCGAGTTGCATTGTCATTCCGCGCTCTCTCACGATGGTCGTGACTCGGTGGAACTGCTCTTAGAGCAGGCGCAGGCCGTCGGACTCGACGCCATCGCCGTCACCGACCACGACGAAATCGACGCTAGCCTCCAAGCCGCAGAACTCGCCCCCGAATACGGATTGGTGGGGATTCCCGGTATGGAAATCACGTCACGTGCCGGACACATCCTCGGGTTGGGCATCGAAGAGCGTGTGCCAGCCGGACTGCCGTTCGGCGAGACGCTCGACCGAATCCGAGAACAGGGCGGCGTCGCTATCGTCCCGCATCCGTTCCAAAAATCGCGGAGCGGGGTCGCTGTGAACGTTACCCGAAAGGAACTCGCACAGGCGGACGCCATCGAGGTGTACAACTCGCGCCTGTTAACCGGACGCGGTAACCGCCGCGCGAAGTCGTTTGCCCGCGAATACGACGTCCCGATGACGGCGGGAAGCGACGCCCACATCAGCGAGATGGTCGGCCAGGCCGTGACCCAAATCGACGTGAACACGAACGACGCCCGAGCGATTCTCGGCGCAATCGTCGATGGCCGGACGAATGTACAGGGCAAGCGAACGCCGTGGCGAATCAGTTTCCGTCAAGCCGCAGGCGGTGCGAAACGCCGCGTCGTCAGTCGCATGGCACAGTATTTCGGATGA
- the purL gene encoding phosphoribosylformylglycinamidine synthase subunit PurL, which produces MSLSESDRKLVVAELGRDPTPAEETLFENLWSEHCAYRSSRPLLSAFDSESDDVVIGPGDDAAVVALDENTYITMGIESHNHPSYVDPYDGAATGVGGIVRDTLSMGAYPIALADSLYFGGFDREHSRYLLDGVVEGIADYGNSIGVPTVTGSTQFHPDYEGNPLVNVACVGLLSADRLVTANAQKPGNKLVLVGNATGRDGLGGASFASEDLSEDAETEDRPAVQVGDPYTEKLLIEANEELVDGTLVESARDLGAAGLGGASSELVAKGGLGATIELDRVHQREPNMNALEILLAESQERMCYEVRPENVDAVADIADKYDLGCSVIGDVTDGNYVCTFEGETVVDVAAEFIGDGAPMNDLPANEPTQPVRDLPDFDFGEAFEAVVGSPNCASKRWVYRQYDHEVQARTATLPGDDSAVMAIRRAGLGLAFSSGANPHWTTTAPYDGARAVALENAANLAAKGATPLAAVDCLNGGNPEKPDVYGGFKGIVDGLADMCSELDVPVVGGNVSLYNDSPNGPIPPTPTLAMTGTTADYDAPSAQLSGEGTLLLVGEPSGALGGSEYLAQFGGSDRFPELPQNASDVVSALSAVATQDDTLAVHDVSDGGLAVTVAEMVSDDAGASVSVSGSAESLFSELPGRAVIETATPDTVIDAFDGVAPVTELGTADDSGVLEIDIGGETRRWSANEIAELRDVIGRELE; this is translated from the coding sequence ATGAGTCTCTCCGAGTCCGACCGCAAACTGGTCGTTGCCGAGCTGGGCCGTGACCCGACTCCGGCCGAGGAAACGCTGTTCGAGAACCTCTGGAGCGAACACTGCGCATACCGGTCGTCACGCCCGCTGTTGTCGGCCTTCGATTCCGAAAGCGATGACGTCGTTATCGGCCCCGGTGACGATGCCGCCGTCGTCGCGCTAGATGAGAATACCTACATCACGATGGGTATCGAGAGCCACAATCACCCCTCCTACGTAGACCCCTACGACGGGGCGGCGACGGGTGTTGGCGGTATCGTCCGCGATACGCTATCGATGGGTGCGTATCCCATCGCGCTCGCGGATAGCCTCTACTTCGGCGGATTCGACCGCGAGCACTCCCGTTATCTGCTGGATGGTGTCGTGGAAGGTATCGCGGATTACGGCAACTCCATCGGCGTGCCGACCGTGACGGGAAGCACGCAGTTCCACCCCGATTACGAGGGGAATCCACTCGTCAACGTGGCCTGCGTTGGTTTGCTTTCGGCCGACCGCCTCGTCACGGCGAACGCGCAGAAACCGGGCAACAAACTCGTTCTCGTCGGCAATGCGACCGGCCGGGACGGCCTCGGCGGCGCGAGTTTCGCCAGCGAAGACCTCTCGGAGGACGCCGAAACGGAGGACCGGCCCGCGGTACAGGTCGGTGACCCGTATACGGAGAAACTGCTCATCGAGGCCAACGAGGAACTCGTAGACGGTACTCTCGTGGAGTCGGCTCGCGACCTCGGTGCGGCCGGACTCGGCGGCGCGTCCAGCGAACTCGTCGCCAAAGGGGGACTCGGTGCGACTATCGAACTCGACCGCGTCCACCAGCGCGAACCGAACATGAACGCCCTCGAAATCCTGCTCGCGGAGTCCCAGGAGCGCATGTGTTACGAAGTTCGGCCGGAAAACGTCGATGCCGTGGCCGACATTGCCGACAAGTACGACCTCGGGTGCTCGGTCATCGGCGACGTGACCGACGGGAACTACGTCTGCACCTTCGAGGGCGAGACGGTCGTGGACGTAGCCGCCGAATTCATCGGCGACGGTGCACCGATGAACGACCTGCCCGCGAACGAGCCGACCCAACCCGTCCGCGACCTGCCCGATTTCGACTTCGGCGAGGCGTTCGAGGCTGTCGTTGGCTCCCCCAACTGCGCGAGCAAACGGTGGGTCTACCGACAGTACGACCACGAGGTACAAGCCCGGACTGCGACACTCCCGGGCGACGACTCGGCAGTGATGGCGATTCGACGGGCCGGACTCGGTCTCGCGTTCTCGTCCGGCGCGAACCCCCACTGGACGACTACCGCGCCCTACGACGGCGCCCGTGCGGTCGCGCTGGAAAACGCGGCGAACCTGGCGGCGAAAGGCGCGACGCCGCTGGCCGCGGTAGACTGCCTGAACGGTGGTAATCCGGAAAAACCGGACGTATACGGCGGTTTCAAGGGAATCGTGGACGGCCTCGCGGACATGTGCAGCGAACTCGACGTTCCCGTCGTGGGTGGAAACGTTTCACTCTACAATGACTCCCCGAATGGCCCGATTCCGCCGACGCCGACGCTGGCAATGACGGGAACGACCGCGGACTACGATGCCCCGTCAGCCCAACTTTCCGGCGAGGGGACGCTTCTCCTCGTCGGCGAACCGTCCGGCGCGCTCGGCGGGTCGGAGTATTTGGCGCAGTTCGGTGGAAGCGATCGATTCCCCGAACTGCCACAGAACGCTTCGGATGTCGTCTCGGCGCTTTCCGCGGTCGCCACGCAGGACGATACGCTCGCGGTTCACGACGTGAGCGACGGCGGTCTCGCGGTAACGGTGGCAGAAATGGTTTCGGACGATGCAGGCGCGTCAGTTTCGGTTTCCGGTTCCGCAGAATCGCTGTTCAGTGAACTCCCCGGACGAGCCGTCATCGAGACGGCGACTCCCGACACAGTCATCGACGCCTTCGATGGTGTCGCACCCGTCACCGAACTCGGAACCGCTGACGATTCGGGTGTGCTCGAGATCGACATCGGCGGTGAAACGCGTCGCTGGTCGGCGAACGAAATAGCGGAACTACGGGACGTTATCGGTCGAGAACTGGAGTAG
- a CDS encoding DUF7550 family protein, which yields MTGQDTDPVQHSNGMERVTSPMQEFSMSQVTTGLVVTVIGLAVVFGVPLLL from the coding sequence ATGACTGGCCAAGACACCGACCCGGTACAGCATTCCAACGGAATGGAGCGCGTAACGTCCCCGATGCAGGAGTTCTCGATGAGTCAAGTGACGACCGGACTGGTCGTCACCGTCATCGGTCTCGCGGTCGTATTCGGCGTTCCGCTATTGCTCTAA
- the hisF gene encoding imidazole glycerol phosphate synthase subunit HisF, producing the protein MTLTKRIIPCIDVDLDDDGNPAVYTGVNFEDLQYTGDPVEMARQYNEAGADEFVFLDITASADGRETMLDVVSNVADEVFIPLTVGGGIRTREDIKETLRAGADKVSINTAALERPELVTEGATAFGSQCIVISVDARRRFDEQGEQYEQVEGESCWFECTVKGGREGTDIDVVEWAREAQSRGAGELFVNSIDADGTKDGYDVPLTRAVCDSVSTPVIASSGCGGPEDAYEVFTEANADAALAASIFHFGEYSIREVKEYLAERDVPVRL; encoded by the coding sequence ATGACCCTCACGAAGCGAATCATCCCGTGTATCGACGTGGATTTGGACGACGATGGGAACCCCGCGGTGTACACCGGCGTCAACTTCGAGGATCTACAGTACACCGGTGACCCGGTAGAGATGGCCCGCCAGTACAACGAGGCGGGTGCGGACGAGTTCGTGTTTCTGGACATCACCGCGAGTGCGGACGGCAGGGAGACGATGCTCGACGTCGTTTCGAACGTCGCCGACGAGGTGTTCATCCCGCTGACCGTCGGCGGTGGCATCCGGACGCGCGAAGACATCAAAGAAACCCTCCGGGCGGGCGCGGACAAGGTCTCCATCAATACCGCCGCGCTGGAACGGCCGGAACTGGTGACGGAAGGCGCAACCGCGTTCGGCAGCCAGTGTATCGTCATCAGCGTGGACGCCCGCAGGCGGTTCGATGAACAGGGAGAACAGTACGAACAGGTCGAAGGCGAATCCTGCTGGTTCGAATGCACCGTCAAAGGTGGCAGGGAGGGAACAGATATCGACGTGGTCGAGTGGGCGAGGGAGGCTCAGTCGCGCGGCGCGGGCGAGTTGTTCGTCAACTCCATCGACGCGGACGGGACGAAGGACGGCTACGACGTGCCGCTGACGAGGGCTGTCTGCGATTCGGTTTCGACCCCGGTCATCGCCTCGTCTGGTTGCGGCGGCCCCGAGGACGCCTATGAGGTGTTCACCGAGGCGAACGCGGACGCGGCGCTCGCGGCATCCATCTTCCACTTCGGCGAATACTCGATTCGGGAGGTCAAGGAGTATCTCGCCGAGCGCGACGTGCCGGTTCGGTTGTAG
- a CDS encoding DNA-directed RNA polymerase subunit L gives MELRVIEKSDTELQIEIGGEDHTFMNVLKGALLETEGVAAATYDLNPEQSGGQTDPILSLKTEDGMDPLDALESGAQNVKDKANAFRDAFTSAA, from the coding sequence ATGGAACTGCGGGTTATCGAGAAGAGCGACACCGAACTCCAGATAGAAATCGGGGGCGAAGACCACACGTTCATGAACGTGCTCAAGGGTGCGCTCCTCGAAACCGAGGGCGTCGCGGCGGCTACCTACGACCTGAACCCCGAGCAGTCCGGTGGCCAGACCGACCCGATCCTCTCGCTGAAAACCGAGGACGGTATGGACCCCCTCGACGCACTGGAATCCGGCGCACAGAACGTCAAAGACAAAGCGAACGCCTTCCGCGACGCGTTTACCTCCGCGGCGTAA
- a CDS encoding cytochrome c oxidase subunit 3, with protein MTVTDDSTEEHGHHLPAVEDWPKGFGEASWWPFITAVGGAGFYIGAALFVLGHGGTNIVGPTIGPAVFIGSTAIFLAGLYGWVYHAFVKHFWSRDTREKGINALRWGMVAFLGSEIATFSAGFVYFFFIRVGAWPPTGDELPHLLGDLVLINTALLVASSITLHWAHVELRKNNRSRFLAGLGATLLLGAVFIGGQVLEYYEFIVHEGFTFTGGVFNSAFYGLTGLHGLHVTMGAVLIGIVFIRALYGQYSADRHLSVTTVSMYWHFVDVVWIFLVVVLYAGAEIKF; from the coding sequence ATGACGGTAACGGACGATTCGACAGAGGAGCACGGCCATCACCTCCCGGCCGTCGAGGACTGGCCGAAAGGCTTCGGCGAGGCGTCGTGGTGGCCCTTCATCACCGCGGTCGGTGGGGCAGGGTTCTACATCGGTGCCGCACTGTTCGTCCTCGGACACGGCGGAACCAACATCGTCGGCCCAACCATCGGCCCGGCGGTGTTCATCGGGAGCACCGCGATCTTCCTCGCCGGACTGTACGGCTGGGTGTACCACGCATTCGTCAAACACTTCTGGAGCAGGGACACGCGAGAAAAAGGCATCAACGCACTTCGCTGGGGGATGGTCGCGTTCCTCGGGTCAGAAATCGCGACGTTCAGCGCTGGCTTCGTGTATTTCTTCTTCATCCGCGTGGGCGCCTGGCCCCCAACGGGTGACGAACTACCGCACCTCCTCGGCGACCTCGTGCTCATCAACACGGCTTTGTTGGTGGCGAGCAGCATCACGCTCCACTGGGCGCACGTCGAACTTCGGAAGAACAACCGAAGCCGATTCCTCGCCGGACTCGGGGCGACGCTCCTCCTCGGAGCGGTCTTCATCGGCGGACAGGTGCTCGAATATTACGAGTTCATCGTCCACGAAGGGTTCACTTTCACGGGCGGCGTGTTCAACAGCGCGTTCTACGGTCTGACCGGGCTCCACGGACTGCACGTTACCATGGGTGCGGTGCTCATCGGTATCGTCTTCATCCGCGCGCTCTACGGCCAGTACTCCGCCGACCGCCACCTCTCGGTGACGACGGTTTCGATGTACTGGCACTTCGTGGACGTCGTCTGGATCTTCCTCGTCGTCGTGCTGTACGCCGGCGCGGAAATCAAGTTCTAA
- the coxB gene encoding cytochrome c oxidase subunit II — translation MDSKRIAFVSVLGAALLSVAVDPVLAQGYSSTTERLIRTLNTQLLYAAIPITVLVEGILIYTVWKFRNNENPLPTKENRRLEITWTVATAIVLLFVGYASYGVMANEYVTTTPEDAKQIEGNAVQVEVVAEKYIWNFNYKGENVSTSGEMVIPKDRPVYLNITSKDWLHAFHAPQLGLKQDAIPNQHNVIKTKPTEEGTYQLYCAEYCGVGHSSMLGKVKVVSQSEYQQWLQEQKKDSQSGGNNSSSGGNSTTTTTTASA, via the coding sequence ATGGATTCCAAGCGGATAGCGTTCGTCTCGGTGCTCGGCGCGGCGCTTCTTTCGGTCGCTGTGGACCCCGTGCTGGCACAGGGCTACAGTTCGACGACCGAGAGACTCATCCGGACACTGAACACTCAGTTGCTGTACGCGGCGATTCCCATCACGGTGCTCGTCGAGGGTATCCTCATCTACACCGTGTGGAAGTTCCGCAACAACGAGAACCCGCTCCCGACGAAGGAGAACCGACGACTCGAAATCACGTGGACGGTCGCCACCGCAATCGTCCTGCTGTTCGTCGGCTATGCCTCCTACGGCGTGATGGCGAACGAGTACGTCACCACGACGCCCGAGGACGCGAAACAGATCGAAGGTAACGCGGTCCAAGTGGAAGTCGTCGCCGAAAAGTACATCTGGAACTTCAACTACAAAGGTGAAAACGTGTCCACGTCGGGTGAGATGGTCATTCCGAAGGACCGCCCGGTGTATCTCAATATCACCTCCAAGGACTGGCTTCACGCCTTCCATGCCCCACAACTCGGTCTGAAACAGGACGCCATCCCGAACCAGCACAACGTCATCAAGACGAAGCCGACGGAGGAAGGCACCTATCAGCTCTACTGCGCTGAGTACTGTGGTGTCGGCCACTCCAGTATGTTGGGGAAGGTCAAAGTCGTCTCCCAAAGCGAGTACCAGCAGTGGCTCCAGGAACAGAAGAAAGACAGCCAAAGCGGCGGCAACAACAGCAGTTCAGGTGGCAACAGCACCACGACCACCACGACTGCGTCGGCCTGA
- the cyoE gene encoding heme o synthase, whose product MQGPSSRRFERALTATAVGVYLLVVVGATTSLTDAATACPTWPACNGHWVVPLDDPKLAIAWGHRVAALVVGVLLLATTLFAWIRDSQKRVQLSLATSAVLYPIQVGLGAIAATTVTTTVLTASHLVIGMAIFSGIVLALAWTLEPETKDGPVEMGVEQQPADVSPTPESLSGIKATAYAYFRLMKPRLMWLLCLVASAGMALAAGPDLEVGTVVATLTGGVLSIGASGTFNHVLERDVDKRMNRTADRPAATSQIPVRNAVAFGVLLSIASLAVFLSVNVLVAVFGLTAIVFYSVVYTLLLKPNTVQNTVIGGLAGSLPALIGWAAVTNGVGLPALVLAGVIFLWTPAHFYNLALAYKDDYARGGFPMMPVVRGEAETRKHILLWLGATLLAAGGLATVTTLSWTYAATTVVFGAVFLLAVVKLHHDRDEKAAFRSFHASNAYLGSLLVAIVVDALVL is encoded by the coding sequence CTGCAGGGTCCCTCTTCACGTCGGTTCGAACGCGCGCTGACAGCGACCGCAGTCGGCGTCTATTTGCTCGTCGTCGTCGGAGCGACGACGTCGCTCACGGACGCCGCGACTGCCTGTCCGACGTGGCCCGCCTGCAACGGCCACTGGGTCGTCCCGCTGGACGACCCGAAACTCGCTATCGCGTGGGGGCACCGCGTCGCCGCGCTCGTCGTCGGGGTGCTGTTGCTCGCGACGACGCTGTTCGCGTGGATACGTGACTCACAGAAACGCGTTCAGCTTTCGCTCGCCACCTCGGCCGTGCTATATCCGATACAGGTCGGTTTGGGCGCGATCGCGGCGACGACGGTGACGACGACCGTCCTCACCGCGAGCCATCTCGTCATCGGAATGGCCATCTTCTCCGGAATCGTTCTCGCGCTCGCGTGGACGCTCGAACCGGAAACGAAGGACGGCCCGGTCGAGATGGGCGTCGAGCAGCAACCCGCGGATGTTTCGCCGACTCCGGAGTCGCTGTCGGGCATCAAAGCGACCGCCTACGCGTATTTCCGACTGATGAAGCCGCGGTTGATGTGGCTCCTGTGTCTCGTCGCCTCGGCGGGGATGGCGCTCGCGGCAGGGCCGGACCTCGAGGTCGGTACCGTCGTCGCAACGCTTACCGGGGGCGTCCTCTCCATCGGCGCGAGCGGGACGTTCAACCACGTGCTCGAACGTGACGTCGACAAACGAATGAATCGAACCGCAGACCGTCCCGCCGCAACGTCCCAAATTCCGGTTCGGAACGCGGTGGCGTTCGGCGTCCTCCTGTCCATCGCCTCGCTTGCCGTCTTCCTTTCGGTGAACGTCCTCGTCGCGGTGTTCGGACTGACGGCCATCGTGTTCTACAGCGTCGTGTACACGCTCCTGCTGAAACCAAACACGGTACAGAACACGGTCATCGGCGGACTCGCCGGGTCCCTTCCAGCGCTCATCGGATGGGCCGCGGTCACGAACGGTGTCGGTCTTCCAGCGTTGGTGCTCGCGGGCGTCATCTTCCTTTGGACGCCGGCGCACTTCTACAACCTCGCGTTGGCGTACAAAGACGACTACGCACGCGGTGGCTTCCCGATGATGCCCGTCGTTCGCGGGGAAGCCGAAACCCGGAAACACATCCTACTGTGGTTGGGTGCGACCCTCCTCGCCGCGGGCGGCCTCGCCACGGTAACGACGTTGAGTTGGACGTACGCGGCCACGACGGTCGTTTTCGGCGCCGTGTTTCTGTTGGCAGTCGTCAAACTCCACCACGACCGCGACGAAAAAGCGGCCTTCCGTTCGTTCCACGCGTCGAACGCCTATCTCGGGTCGCTCCTCGTCGCCATCGTCGTCGATGCACTCGTCCTATGA
- a CDS encoding DUF7546 family protein, with protein sequence MSTQFARFRPSGETLLWGAVVLNAELFTLVFYFATSNHTGGQLRYLLYPFIWINVALFAVWKTNPIARNDRDRLVGLGIAAAYFLVLGYVGGLFGPAHSVPGVPSGGFRISWLPPGWGPALLYHGDLLRLSILPFKLVGYLALAYLVYATVLDAAGSALSGVLGLFSCVSCTWPVVASLVTGIAGAGSGLATMVASGSYDISTAVFVVTVALLYWRPTVR encoded by the coding sequence ATGAGCACCCAGTTCGCACGATTCCGACCGAGCGGTGAAACGCTGTTGTGGGGAGCCGTGGTGCTGAACGCCGAGCTGTTCACCCTCGTTTTCTACTTCGCCACCTCGAATCACACCGGTGGCCAACTCCGCTACCTCCTCTATCCGTTCATCTGGATCAACGTCGCGCTGTTCGCGGTTTGGAAGACGAATCCGATCGCGCGAAACGACCGCGACCGACTCGTCGGTCTCGGTATCGCGGCGGCGTACTTCCTCGTTTTAGGGTACGTCGGTGGCCTGTTCGGTCCCGCTCACTCGGTCCCAGGGGTACCATCGGGCGGCTTTCGAATCTCGTGGCTTCCGCCGGGATGGGGCCCGGCCTTGCTCTATCACGGGGACCTGCTCCGCCTGTCGATTCTCCCGTTCAAACTCGTCGGCTACCTCGCCCTCGCGTATCTCGTCTACGCGACCGTTTTGGATGCGGCCGGATCCGCACTATCGGGCGTCCTGGGCCTGTTTTCGTGCGTGAGTTGCACGTGGCCCGTCGTGGCTTCCCTCGTCACGGGCATCGCCGGGGCGGGGTCGGGTCTCGCCACGATGGTCGCGTCGGGGTCATACGATATCTCGACGGCCGTCTTCGTCGTTACCGTCGCCCTGCTATACTGGCGGCCGACGGTTCGGTGA
- a CDS encoding ABC transporter ATP-binding protein: protein MTDTLVAENLRKRYGDTVALDGVSLSVGAGEVFALIGPNGAGKTTLVRSLTGTTDPDEGSVSVLGGSPADMDKSRVGLLPQSFDPPARLSARELVRYYAGLYDDSRDADEALADVGLANTGDTWYENLSGGQQRRACVAATLVNDPDVLFLDEPTTGIDPAGRRALWSLVEDLAEGGTTVFLTTHYMAEAERLADRVGLLANGELVAVGTPESLITDHGGESRLVVETDARRSAIETQFTIEETESGLVFDGVTPGDIGDVVSDLNQRDIDYGALTWTEPDLEDVYLRLTGASLGPEVTRKAGQTAIVGGDR, encoded by the coding sequence ATGACCGACACACTCGTCGCCGAGAACCTTCGGAAGCGATACGGCGACACCGTCGCGCTGGACGGCGTCTCACTCTCGGTCGGTGCGGGCGAAGTGTTCGCGCTCATCGGGCCGAACGGAGCGGGAAAAACGACCCTCGTTCGGTCGCTGACGGGGACGACGGACCCCGACGAAGGAAGTGTCTCCGTCCTCGGAGGGTCGCCCGCTGATATGGACAAATCACGGGTTGGCCTACTCCCCCAATCCTTCGACCCGCCCGCCCGACTCTCCGCGCGGGAACTCGTTCGCTACTACGCGGGCCTGTACGACGACTCCCGCGATGCGGACGAGGCCCTCGCCGACGTGGGGCTCGCGAATACCGGCGACACGTGGTACGAAAACCTATCGGGCGGGCAACAACGGCGCGCTTGCGTCGCCGCCACGCTCGTTAACGACCCGGACGTGCTCTTTCTGGACGAACCGACGACCGGCATCGACCCCGCCGGACGGCGCGCGCTCTGGTCGCTCGTCGAGGATCTCGCCGAGGGGGGAACGACCGTCTTTCTGACGACACACTACATGGCTGAAGCCGAGCGACTCGCTGACCGCGTCGGTCTGTTGGCCAACGGCGAACTCGTCGCCGTCGGCACGCCCGAGTCGCTCATCACCGACCACGGTGGGGAAAGCCGACTCGTGGTGGAAACCGACGCCCGGCGGAGCGCTATCGAAACGCAGTTCACGATAGAGGAAACCGAGTCCGGGTTGGTGTTCGACGGCGTTACGCCGGGGGACATCGGCGATGTCGTATCGGATCTGAATCAGCGCGATATCGACTACGGGGCGTTGACGTGGACAGAACCCGACTTGGAGGACGTGTATCTCCGATTGACGGGTGCATCGCTCGGTCCGGAAGTCACCAGAAAAGCCGGACAAACCGCCATCGTGGGAGGCGACCGATGA
- a CDS encoding ABC transporter permease — translation MTSLGRVRSEAGAAWRSFLRRRTAVFFTFFFPVILILIFAVLVQTNPGDGGSGGGIFAEPPAYYLPGYLAVVVLFTPLSRVGSSVSRHRESNRFEKLATTPLTRAEWLMAHTLVNVVIIGFAGLIILALMALVTNAGVSFAVLPAVAVFVALAVALFCGVGALLGSLAGSQDGVIAASNAIALPLLFLSNTFVTPNLLPGWFRPVMNLSPLTYFARGVRDLTYDAPSAAVVGGSSPLDGWTVNLLVLAVLSVVFFAAGARVIPQTD, via the coding sequence ATGACCTCGCTCGGACGGGTTCGTTCGGAAGCAGGAGCAGCGTGGCGGTCGTTCCTTCGACGGCGGACTGCCGTCTTTTTCACGTTCTTCTTCCCGGTCATCCTCATCCTCATCTTCGCGGTACTGGTACAGACCAATCCGGGTGACGGTGGGTCGGGCGGTGGCATATTCGCGGAACCACCTGCCTACTATCTACCCGGCTATCTCGCCGTCGTCGTGCTGTTCACGCCCCTCTCGCGTGTCGGGAGTTCGGTGTCGCGGCATCGGGAGTCGAACCGGTTCGAGAAGTTGGCGACCACGCCCCTCACGCGGGCGGAGTGGCTGATGGCACACACGCTCGTCAACGTCGTTATCATCGGTTTCGCGGGCCTCATCATCCTCGCGCTGATGGCGCTCGTGACGAATGCCGGCGTCTCGTTTGCGGTACTGCCAGCAGTTGCCGTCTTCGTCGCGCTGGCAGTCGCACTCTTTTGCGGCGTCGGCGCGCTTCTCGGTAGTCTTGCCGGGTCGCAGGACGGTGTTATCGCGGCGAGCAACGCGATCGCGCTTCCGCTTTTATTCCTGTCGAACACGTTCGTCACACCGAACCTCCTGCCGGGATGGTTCAGACCGGTGATGAACCTCTCGCCGTTGACCTACTTCGCGCGTGGTGTCCGGGATTTGACTTACGATGCACCCTCGGCAGCGGTAGTCGGTGGGTCGAGCCCCCTCGATGGATGGACGGTCAATTTGCTCGTGCTCGCCGTGCTGTCTGTGGTGTTCTTCGCCGCCGGAGCACGCGTGATTCCCCAGACGGATTAG
- a CDS encoding DUF420 domain-containing protein has translation MATADARQRARESPVKVTAVLSAVGYVLVLGTFAGMIPIYPDISIETVNLLSDAIAVVNSVATVSLVLGWYWIRKGAVKKHRAAMLTAFSLIIVFLVLYLTKVGGAGGEKHILVDGFPYYAYLIMLAVHIILSVVSVPVVLFALVLGLTHTPAELKQTAHAKVGRIAASAWIVSLVLGVVTYVMLNHIYHWEIPA, from the coding sequence ATGGCCACGGCGGACGCACGACAGCGCGCGCGGGAGAGTCCAGTAAAGGTAACAGCAGTACTCTCGGCAGTCGGGTACGTGCTCGTCCTCGGCACCTTCGCGGGGATGATCCCGATCTATCCGGACATCAGCATCGAGACCGTAAACCTGCTCTCGGATGCCATCGCGGTCGTCAACAGCGTCGCGACCGTCTCGCTCGTTCTCGGCTGGTACTGGATTCGCAAAGGTGCGGTCAAAAAACACCGCGCCGCGATGCTGACCGCTTTCAGCCTCATCATCGTTTTCCTCGTGCTCTACCTGACGAAAGTCGGCGGTGCGGGCGGCGAGAAACACATCCTCGTGGACGGATTCCCGTACTACGCGTACCTCATCATGCTCGCAGTTCACATCATCCTCTCCGTCGTTTCGGTGCCGGTCGTGCTGTTCGCCCTCGTCCTCGGGTTGACGCACACCCCCGCAGAACTGAAACAGACGGCCCACGCGAAGGTCGGTCGAATCGCCGCTTCGGCGTGGATCGTCTCGCTCGTCCTCGGTGTCGTCACCTACGTGATGTTGAACCACATCTACCATTGGGAAATTCCGGCCTGA